One genomic window of Fundidesulfovibrio soli includes the following:
- a CDS encoding branched-chain amino acid ABC transporter permease, whose amino-acid sequence MGNRITVPAALCALLFLMVAMPHVGLLGQYGITFLCSMGIFIILSASLNLVNGYMGEFSCGHAGFMAVGAYTSSVVGVFLFVPDQVFGQPWLPMALTPFAFPVILAAGFIAAALAGLVVAIPSFKTRGDYLAVITLAASYIIKSAIENVEAVGGPRGFAGMGKIVQGMDAVVSIPWMMVWIFLGVTFTIWILRRFVYSTYGKGVMAIHQDEVAAEIMSVNTNKMKLIAFMLSSGLAGLAGGLYAYLISFVNPGSFTILRSTECLVMVYLGGMGSLTGSVLSAIVFAILLEFLKPLEQLKWVAIPLLLILLMQFRPEGIMGNRELSDVFPKLKRFYRFK is encoded by the coding sequence ATGGGAAACCGCATCACCGTACCCGCGGCGCTTTGCGCCCTGCTCTTTCTCATGGTGGCCATGCCCCACGTCGGCCTGCTCGGCCAGTACGGGATCACATTCCTGTGTTCCATGGGCATCTTCATCATCCTCTCGGCCAGCCTGAACCTGGTCAACGGCTACATGGGCGAGTTCTCCTGCGGCCACGCGGGGTTCATGGCCGTGGGGGCCTACACTTCATCCGTCGTGGGGGTTTTCCTCTTCGTGCCCGACCAGGTATTCGGCCAGCCCTGGCTGCCCATGGCGCTCACGCCCTTCGCCTTCCCGGTCATCCTGGCCGCGGGGTTCATCGCGGCGGCCCTTGCCGGGCTGGTGGTGGCCATTCCCTCCTTCAAGACGCGCGGCGACTACCTGGCCGTCATCACCCTGGCCGCCAGCTACATCATCAAGAGCGCCATCGAGAACGTGGAGGCCGTGGGCGGCCCCAGAGGCTTCGCGGGCATGGGCAAGATCGTCCAGGGCATGGACGCAGTCGTCTCCATCCCCTGGATGATGGTCTGGATCTTCCTGGGCGTCACCTTCACCATCTGGATCCTGCGCCGCTTCGTGTACTCCACCTACGGCAAGGGCGTCATGGCCATCCACCAGGACGAGGTGGCCGCCGAGATCATGAGCGTGAACACCAACAAGATGAAGCTCATCGCCTTCATGCTCTCCTCCGGGCTGGCGGGGCTGGCGGGCGGGCTCTACGCCTACCTGATCAGCTTCGTGAACCCGGGCTCCTTCACCATCCTGCGCTCCACGGAGTGCCTGGTGATGGTCTACCTGGGCGGCATGGGCTCGCTCACCGGCTCGGTGCTCTCGGCCATCGTGTTCGCCATCCTGCTGGAGTTCCTCAAGCCGCTGGAGCAGCTCAAGTGGGTCGCGATCCCGCTTTTGCTGATCCTGCTCATGCAGTTCCGACCCGAGGGCATCATGGGCAACCGCGAGCTCTCCGACGTGTTCCCCAAACTCAAGCGCTTCTATAGGTTCAAATAG
- a CDS encoding ABC transporter ATP-binding protein → MALLEIKDLTQRFGGLIAVNDLSVTMEGRELNALIGPNGAGKTTVFNLVSGFYQPTTGSITINGVDTRGMKPHQVTSLGVARTFQNIRLWNDMTVLDNIRVSQHYRLGYSLADALLRTRRYADREAAIERTAMELLEFMGMKELANEFPPNLSYGIQRKVEIARALSTKPKLLLLDEPAAGLPSTDVVELIKLIEWIHKEFDLAIWMIEHQMTVVMSLCQWIKVIDFGATIAEGNPEDIRNNPTVIKAYLGDEAI, encoded by the coding sequence ATGGCCCTGCTCGAAATCAAAGATCTCACCCAGCGTTTCGGCGGGCTCATCGCGGTCAACGACCTCTCGGTGACCATGGAAGGCCGCGAGCTCAACGCCCTCATCGGCCCCAACGGGGCGGGCAAAACCACCGTTTTCAACCTGGTCAGCGGGTTCTACCAGCCCACCACGGGCTCCATCACCATCAATGGGGTGGACACCCGGGGCATGAAGCCCCACCAGGTGACCTCCCTGGGCGTGGCCCGCACCTTCCAGAACATCCGGCTCTGGAACGACATGACCGTGCTCGACAACATCCGCGTCAGCCAGCACTACCGCCTGGGCTACTCCCTGGCGGACGCCCTGCTGCGCACCCGGCGCTACGCCGACCGCGAGGCCGCCATAGAGCGCACGGCCATGGAGCTTCTGGAGTTCATGGGCATGAAGGAGCTGGCCAACGAGTTCCCGCCCAACCTCTCCTACGGCATCCAGCGCAAGGTCGAGATAGCCCGCGCGCTCTCCACCAAGCCCAAGCTGCTCCTGCTGGACGAGCCTGCCGCGGGCCTGCCCTCCACGGACGTGGTGGAGCTCATCAAGCTCATCGAATGGATCCACAAGGAGTTCGACCTGGCCATCTGGATGATCGAGCATCAGATGACGGTGGTCATGAGCCTGTGCCAGTGGATCAAGGTCATCGACTTCGGCGCCACCATCGCCGAGGGCAACCCCGAGGACATCCGCAACAATCCCACGGTCATCAAGGCGTACCTGGGAGACGAGGCCATCTGA
- a CDS encoding FmdB family zinc ribbon protein: MPIYEYRCEDCGCDFEELIFGDKKPPCPKCGSAKTGKLMSACRHTAGHNPGGYQGNTVPSSVPSGGGCAGCSGGSCSTCK; the protein is encoded by the coding sequence ATGCCCATCTATGAATATCGCTGCGAGGACTGCGGCTGCGACTTCGAGGAGCTCATCTTCGGCGACAAGAAGCCCCCGTGCCCCAAGTGCGGCTCCGCAAAGACCGGCAAGCTCATGAGCGCCTGCCGCCACACCGCCGGGCACAACCCCGGCGGCTACCAGGGCAACACGGTGCCTTCCTCCGTGCCTTCGGGCGGGGGCTGCGCGGGATGTTCCGGCGGGAGCT
- a CDS encoding branched-chain amino acid ABC transporter permease — translation MFDTVIQQAFNALQLGSYYSLIALGYCLVYGVLLLINFAHGDIFMVGAYIAFFAATYIMGQHALIPPNSPIMVKLVFAGFFALIITAAVSFAIKKKPVAAGQKNYSYPAILGGIFITITAAIYYWGQGMKLESGADKILVFAVTMPLTMILTSVVGVFIERVAYKPLRLKGANRLYVVITALMMGIILEYGNLSLLGTSRLSFPTLLPRIVFDVAGAKVSITKLSAIAASFLMFALLQWIVTRTKLGMAMRAVSYDKFAVPLMGIPLDAVIVFTFFLGSSMAGLAGMLYAMNFPVLDPFMGALVGWKAFVAAVVGGIGDIRGAFVGGFLLAFLEVIVAAVFSSELRDLISFTILLGILTWKPTGLFGKPKTTKI, via the coding sequence ATGTTCGACACCGTCATCCAACAGGCGTTCAACGCCTTGCAGCTCGGGAGCTACTACTCCCTCATCGCCCTGGGCTACTGCCTGGTCTACGGCGTACTGCTGCTCATCAACTTCGCCCACGGCGACATTTTCATGGTGGGGGCCTACATCGCCTTCTTCGCCGCCACCTACATCATGGGGCAGCATGCGCTGATCCCGCCCAACTCGCCCATCATGGTGAAGCTGGTGTTCGCCGGTTTCTTCGCCCTCATCATCACAGCGGCCGTCTCCTTCGCCATCAAGAAGAAGCCGGTGGCCGCCGGGCAGAAGAACTACAGCTACCCCGCCATTCTTGGCGGCATCTTCATCACCATCACCGCCGCCATCTACTACTGGGGCCAGGGCATGAAGCTCGAAAGCGGGGCCGACAAGATCCTCGTCTTCGCTGTCACCATGCCCCTGACCATGATCCTCACCTCGGTGGTGGGCGTGTTCATCGAGCGTGTGGCCTACAAGCCCCTTCGGCTCAAGGGCGCCAACCGGCTCTATGTGGTCATTACCGCCCTTATGATGGGCATCATCCTGGAGTACGGCAACCTCTCGCTGCTGGGCACGAGCCGCCTCTCCTTCCCCACGCTTCTGCCGCGCATCGTGTTCGACGTGGCCGGGGCCAAGGTTTCCATCACGAAGCTCTCGGCCATCGCCGCGAGCTTCCTGATGTTTGCGCTCCTGCAGTGGATCGTGACCCGCACCAAGCTGGGCATGGCCATGCGGGCCGTCTCCTACGACAAGTTCGCGGTGCCGCTCATGGGCATCCCCCTGGACGCGGTGATCGTGTTCACCTTCTTCCTGGGCTCCTCCATGGCCGGCCTGGCGGGCATGCTCTACGCCATGAACTTCCCGGTGCTCGACCCGTTCATGGGCGCGCTGGTGGGTTGGAAGGCCTTCGTGGCGGCGGTGGTGGGCGGCATCGGCGACATCCGGGGCGCATTCGTCGGCGGCTTCCTGCTGGCCTTCCTGGAGGTCATCGTTGCGGCGGTGTTCAGCTCGGAGCTGCGCGACCTGATCAGCTTCACCATCCTGCTGGGCATCCTGACCTGGAAACCGACCGGCCTCTTCGGCAAACCCAAAACCACGAAGATATAG
- a CDS encoding ABC transporter substrate-binding protein: MKKLLVALLVAAFAFPAAAFGADTIKIGFNIPLTGDIPKVGEMSKGAAEMLKEKVNGAGGLDVGGKKYMLDFVYVDNEAKAESAVNAALKLIEGEKVLAMVGPQGSGRAIPAAEVANNNKTVMISGWSTNPKTTMDRPYVFRACFLDDFQGPVAAKFATEQLKAKKAAVLFDVASDYPKGLSEFFKKDFEKLNGPGSVVAYETFTTKDVDFSAQLTKIIKANPDVLFTPQYYNEVPLIVKQARELGYKGPILGSDSWGSAELMALCGDDCKGQYFVTHYAAAGAKGATKEFIDAFNAKFKQIPDDVGALTWDATGMVLASIQKMGAISGDLAKDREALRNAMATMRDYAGITGKMSFDGKTGDPIKCAVIVKISDKGEFTFHESVCP; the protein is encoded by the coding sequence ATGAAAAAACTCCTCGTTGCCTTGCTGGTCGCGGCATTCGCCTTCCCGGCTGCCGCCTTTGGCGCCGACACCATCAAAATCGGCTTCAACATCCCCCTCACCGGCGACATCCCCAAAGTCGGCGAGATGAGCAAGGGCGCTGCCGAAATGCTCAAGGAGAAGGTCAACGGCGCTGGCGGACTTGACGTTGGCGGCAAGAAGTACATGCTCGACTTCGTCTACGTGGACAACGAGGCTAAGGCCGAGTCTGCCGTGAACGCCGCCCTGAAGCTGATCGAGGGCGAGAAGGTCCTGGCCATGGTCGGCCCCCAGGGTTCCGGCCGCGCCATCCCCGCCGCCGAAGTGGCCAACAACAACAAGACCGTGATGATCTCGGGCTGGTCCACCAACCCCAAGACCACCATGGACCGCCCCTACGTTTTCCGCGCCTGCTTCCTCGACGACTTCCAGGGCCCCGTGGCCGCCAAGTTCGCCACCGAGCAGCTGAAGGCCAAGAAGGCCGCCGTGCTCTTCGACGTGGCCTCCGACTACCCCAAGGGCCTCTCCGAGTTCTTCAAGAAGGACTTCGAGAAGCTGAACGGCCCCGGCTCCGTGGTTGCATATGAAACCTTCACCACCAAGGACGTGGACTTCTCGGCCCAGCTGACCAAGATCATCAAGGCCAACCCCGACGTCCTGTTCACCCCCCAGTACTACAACGAAGTGCCCCTGATCGTTAAGCAGGCCCGCGAGCTGGGCTACAAGGGCCCCATCCTGGGTTCCGACTCCTGGGGCTCCGCCGAGCTGATGGCCCTGTGCGGCGACGACTGCAAAGGCCAGTACTTCGTCACCCACTACGCCGCCGCCGGCGCCAAGGGCGCCACCAAGGAATTCATCGACGCCTTCAACGCCAAGTTCAAGCAGATCCCCGACGACGTGGGCGCCCTGACCTGGGACGCCACCGGCATGGTTCTGGCCTCCATCCAGAAGATGGGCGCCATCTCCGGCGACCTGGCCAAGGACCGCGAGGCCCTGCGCAACGCCATGGCCACCATGCGCGACTACGCCGGCATCACCGGCAAGATGAGCTTCGACGGCAAGACCGGCGACCCCATCAAGTGCGCCGTGATCGTCAAGATCAGCGACAAGGGTGAGTTCACCTTCCACGAGTCCGTCTGTCCGTAA
- a CDS encoding D-sedoheptulose 7-phosphate isomerase, which translates to MTADALELVLEHAREGAELRERFFRDNAQAVVDVGRTLALCLARGGKILFCGNGGSASDCQHLAAEFVNRFQLERPPLPALALTTDTSILTAIGNDYGFDLVFAKQVQALGRAGDVLVGISTSGNSPNVLAAMRAAREKGLTTVGMAGRNGSIVGLSDHALLVPHTVTALIQEVHIAAGHMLCKLADHYLFEAVAELKPWLDQKA; encoded by the coding sequence GTGACTGCAGACGCTCTGGAACTGGTTCTGGAACACGCCCGCGAGGGGGCCGAGCTGCGGGAGCGCTTCTTCCGCGACAACGCCCAAGCCGTCGTGGACGTGGGGCGCACCCTGGCCCTGTGCCTGGCGCGCGGCGGCAAGATACTCTTCTGCGGCAACGGCGGCTCCGCCTCCGACTGCCAGCACTTGGCCGCGGAGTTCGTGAACCGCTTCCAGCTGGAGAGGCCGCCACTGCCCGCCCTGGCCCTGACCACGGACACGTCCATCCTCACGGCCATCGGCAACGACTACGGGTTCGACCTGGTCTTCGCCAAGCAGGTGCAGGCCCTGGGCCGCGCCGGCGACGTGCTGGTGGGCATATCCACCTCGGGCAACAGCCCCAACGTGCTGGCGGCCATGCGCGCCGCGCGCGAAAAGGGCCTGACCACCGTGGGCATGGCCGGGCGCAACGGCTCCATCGTGGGCCTGAGCGACCACGCCCTGCTGGTGCCGCACACGGTCACGGCGCTGATCCAGGAAGTGCACATCGCCGCGGGGCACATGCTCTGCAAGCTGGCGGACCACTATCTTTTCGAAGCTGTGGCGGAGCTCAAGCCCTGGCTGGACCAGAAGGCCTGA